The Flavobacterium sp. HJ-32-4 genome contains a region encoding:
- a CDS encoding dicarboxylate/amino acid:cation symporter — protein MSGTTTRKGLLSNLTFQIFIAMVAGAAVGIYLFAHFSEETCKDASTYLKLLATIFIRLVQMIIAPLVFSTLVVGIAKLGDIRSVGRIGGRALAWFFTASFLSLLIGMFWVNTLQPGAGLQIEGAGKDAVEEIAGTTESFSAQTFIEHIFPKSVVQAMATNEILQIVIFAIFFGLAAASLGSYAKPVIGVLERLSHIILKMVGYVMKFAPLGVFGAIAGVFAVLDAGTLVKTYLTYLGSFLVGIATLWVLLLAIGAIFLGKRMGELLKRITSPIAIAFGTTSSEAVFPKLTEELERFGVKERIVSFMLPLGYSFNLDGSMMYMTFASIFIAQVYHIHLDFTTQLTMLFVLMLTSKGIAGVPRASLVVVAATCGMFDIPVEGIALILPIDHFCDMFRSGTNVLGNALATSVIGKWEGEDNPNG, from the coding sequence ATGTCAGGAACTACTACCCGAAAAGGATTATTGTCGAATCTCACGTTCCAGATTTTCATTGCCATGGTGGCCGGTGCCGCAGTAGGCATCTATCTTTTCGCCCATTTTTCGGAGGAGACCTGTAAAGACGCCAGTACGTATCTGAAATTACTGGCCACGATCTTCATCCGATTGGTACAGATGATCATCGCGCCGCTGGTATTCTCAACCCTGGTGGTGGGTATCGCAAAACTGGGCGACATTCGCTCGGTCGGACGGATCGGCGGTCGTGCATTGGCGTGGTTTTTTACTGCTTCCTTCCTGTCGTTGTTGATCGGGATGTTCTGGGTGAACACCTTACAACCTGGCGCCGGATTACAGATCGAAGGGGCCGGGAAGGACGCCGTGGAGGAAATTGCCGGAACAACCGAATCGTTTTCCGCACAAACCTTTATCGAGCATATTTTTCCGAAGAGTGTCGTGCAGGCAATGGCGACGAATGAGATCCTCCAGATTGTCATATTCGCGATTTTTTTCGGACTGGCCGCCGCCTCGTTGGGAAGTTATGCGAAACCAGTCATCGGCGTACTCGAACGTTTGTCACACATCATTTTGAAAATGGTGGGGTATGTGATGAAGTTTGCGCCGCTGGGCGTATTCGGTGCTATTGCCGGGGTATTTGCTGTTTTGGACGCGGGTACGCTTGTTAAGACCTATCTCACTTATCTGGGCTCGTTCCTGGTGGGTATTGCGACCCTCTGGGTACTCTTGCTGGCCATCGGTGCGATATTCCTCGGAAAGCGTATGGGCGAGTTACTGAAACGGATTACATCGCCGATTGCCATTGCCTTTGGCACGACAAGCAGTGAGGCGGTATTTCCGAAATTGACAGAGGAACTGGAGCGGTTTGGTGTCAAAGAAAGAATCGTCTCGTTCATGCTGCCACTTGGCTATTCCTTTAACCTGGACGGCAGTATGATGTATATGACGTTTGCCAGCATCTTCATTGCCCAGGTATATCACATCCATTTGGACTTCACGACCCAGCTGACTATGTTGTTCGTTTTGATGCTGACCAGCAAGGGAATCGCCGGGGTGCCGCGTGCCAGTTTGGTTGTGGTAGCGGCTACCTGTGGTATGTTTGACATACCCGTGGAAGGTATTGCGTTGATTCTGCCCATCGACCATTTTTGCGATATGTTTCGCAGCGGAACGAACGTGCTGGGGAACGCTTTGGCAACATCTGTTATCGGAAAGTGGGAGGGAGAAGACAATCCAAATGGATAA